caaaaGACAAAGTCCACTTCAACATAGAATATTAAACATGATTAGTTTTGACTGTTAAAGTAGCCGTCCCTACTCTTGTGCTCCATTGCTGGTCTTTACTTTGATTCTACTTGatcaaagaagaaaatgtcTCATCAGTTCGTTCATCATGTATTTTTAAGTTTCAGAAGCAAGACCTTTGGAGATCATCTTCATACAGGTTTGTTAAATGCTGGTATCCCTTCATTCAGACCTGATGATAAAGAGCTTGATAAAAATCTGCAGaattcaattcaagaatcaagaattCTAATAGCTATCATTTCAAAAGACTATGCTTCTTCATACAGATGCCTTGATGAACTCACCCATATGATTCAAACCAAGAAAGCTTTTGGAAATTTTCTTCTCCCTgtattttatgatgtagatcCATCAGATGTGAGGAAGCAGAAAGGGAGCTTTGAAGAACCTTTCTTTAACTTTAAAAAGAGATATAAAACAGAGAAGGTGGATCAATGGAGGGCTGCTTTAAGAGAAGTTGCTGATTTGGGAGGAATGGTCTTACAGAATCAAGCTGATGGGTAATATTTTTCTGAATAAAATATCTGTTTATCTCATTCAATTCTTGTTACTAAATTGTAAAACTATTTCAGATCTGAGTCGAGGTTTATACAAGAAATTGTGAAGGTGGTTGTAGGAAAACTGAGACGTACTGTATTAAGTGTTGATCCCCATCCGATTGGAATAGATTCTCGAGTCAAAGAAATTAATTTGTGGTTACAAGAGGGATCCAATAATGTAGATATTCTTGCAATACATGGTATGGGAGGTATTGGCAAGACTACAATAGCCAAAATAGCTTATAACCTGAATTTTGATAGATTTGAAGGCAGTAGCTTCCTTGCAGATGTTAGAAAAGTTTTAGAAAAGTATGATGGTTTAGCTCGTTTACAAAGACAACTTCTTTCGAATATTCTTGGGAAGAATGTTGAAAAGATATATAATGTTAATGAAGGGTCTGTCAAGATTCAAGAAGCCATCAGCTGCAAAAGAGTTCTTCTTGTTCTTGATGACATAGACAACATAGAACAGCTAAATGCGGTACTTGGTATGAGGGATTGGTTTTATCCAGGTAGCAAAATTATAGTAACAACGAGAAATGGTCACTTATTAAGTTCTACTGAAGCATGTAGATGTAGGATGTATAAGCTAAAGACTTTGGATGCCAAAGAATCACTTCAACTGTTCAGTTGGCATTCATTTCGGGATGAAACCCCCCCGTTAGAATATATGGATCTTACGATAGATGTTGTACATCATTGTAAAGGAATTCCGTTAGCTCTTAAAGTGTTGGGTTCGTCTCTTGGTGACTTAAGTATAGAGATTTGGGAAAGTGCATTAAGGAAATTGAAAGCTACTCCAGACAGTAAAATCCTTGAAAAACTAAGGATAAGTTACGAATGTCTACCAGATGATAATGTTCAAAACCTATTCCTTGATATTGTCTGTTTCTTTGCTGGAAAAGACAAAGATTATGCAGTAACAATACTTGATGGATGTGGTTTCTTTTCAGTCGTTGGCATTCAAATTCTTGTTGACAGATGCCTATTGGCAATTGAACATAACAAACTGATGGTGCATCAATTACTTCAAGACATGGGAAGAGAAATTATTCGGGAAGAATCCCCTTGGGAGCCTAGTAGTCAAAGCAGGATTTGGAAACACAAAGATGCCTTTAACATATTTCAGGGGAAGACAGTAAGAAATCTGAATCTTTGATTTTTAACGAGCAATCATCCATATCTATGTGCCTTAATGTATGATTTTCGTTATCATGTAGGGTACTGAAAGGATCCAAGGTCTAGTTCTTGACATCCGGATGCTGAAGGAGGTAGAATATGTCGGGCAAAAATTGAACGGAAATGATGTTGAGCACTGGCAATTTGAATGTCCTGCAGATGTGAGATCACTGAGAATGACTGATGCAAACTCACAAGGGAGACAGAGTTTAACTGTTCTCGAGCTGTTCAGAAATGTCTTTTCAGAAACTTCAAATGATATACTGTTTGAAATTGATGCATTTTCAAGAATGAAGAAGCTGAGAATTCTACAGCTTACAGAAGCAAAATTCACTGGTAGCTACCAATGGTTTCCGAAGAGTTTAAAATTGCTTCATTGGCGTGGATTCTTTTTGAAGTCCATTCCAAAGGATTTTCCTTTGGAGAGCCTGGTTGCTCTCGATATGAGGAGAAGCAGATTGCAACAAACCTGGGAGGGAACTAGGGTAAATCTTTTAACTTCAGTTTTAGCATTGACGGTAGGAAAGTTGATAGTATGTTAATAAACATGATGTACTTGTTATTGGCTATTGCAGAAGCTCAAGTTATTAAAAATTCTCAATCTTAGTCATTCCCATTTCCTAAGAAGAACTCCTGATTTTTCCGGGCTTCCTAATCTGGAAAAACTCATTTTGAAGGATTGCGTAAGATTGTTCCATATTCATGAATCAATTGGACATCTACAGGAACTTGTTCTCTTGAACCTGAGAGACTGCAAGAGTCTATCGAATCTTCCAAGAAGCTTTTGTAAGCTCAACTCCTTGGAAACACTTATCATTTCTGGCTGTTCTGGACTTGCTCTATCAACAATTGATCTAGGAAATCTGGAATCTTTGAAAACCCTTCATGCAGATGAAATTAATTACGATCACGAGAAATCATGGGTTGCACTCTGGCAATCTTGGTCATCCAAATTAAGAAAATCCCCTgattatgacaacttttcactatATTCTTTATCAAGTTCACTGGTTAGCTTAAGTCTGGCAAGATGCAAGCTAACAGATGATGCTCTATCACTTGGTGTTAACAACCTCTTCTCATTACGCCATTTGAATCTAAGTGGAAACCTGATTTCTAACCTACCACAGAGCATCACAAATCTAAGTATGCTTCAGGACCTTTGGCTAGATGCGTGCCCGAACCTCCAATCACTCCACAATCTTCCTTCAAGGCTCATCAAGCTGAAGGCAACAGAATGCACATCACTAGAAAGAGTTACAAATATGCCAAGCCTATTGGAGATTCATACATTATTCTTGGATGTTAGAGGCAGTGAGAAACTAACTGAGATTCCTGGATTGTTCAAGCTGGAgccaataaatttttttgaagaggAAATGGTGAACACTCTGAACCATCTAAACCTGGATGATATACAAAATGCAGAAGTGGAACTATTTAACAGGCTTACcaacacaaaaaagaaatattcagtGCAGGTAAGCGTTGTCTGTCAAATGAATTTCATCTGTCTTGTAAGCTTCTTTCCTACTAAAACCACCCCGACAATTAACAAAACATGTTTCATAAGAAAGAACGAGAAATCTCCTATGTCAAAATTTTCATGctgaatatttctttttccCATAGGGACTCTATGAGTTTGGCATCTTCAGCACTTACTTTCCTGGAAGTGAGATCCCAAGTTGGTTCAGCATGAAGGGTGAAGAAAGCTTACTGACTCTGAAAGTGGATTCTCTTACTAATACAAAGATAATAGGACTTAATATCTGCATTTTATATTCACGTTCCAATCATCAAAAATCTCGCTGCTGGGAAGAAAACCAACTTGGGAACTGGTAttcttttttcatcaaactgaATAATTTGTCCAAGGGTGTCAAATGGATTTATGCCCCAACATTCATAGGCATTCCAGGACCAAATGAGAACTTGACATTTTTATGCCAGTGGAAATTGGGAAAGTACCTTGAAGCAGGTGACGAGATTAATGTCTCAATAATAGGGTGGAGTTGTACTTTTCAGATGAAAGATTTTGGAGTTAGCCTTGAGTGTGAGACAGTAGAAACAGATCTATCCGTAACATCAAACGAGTTTGCAATTAAAAGTAGTGATCCTAGTGCTTATCTATCTGGACACTGTGTCATGGAAAGTTATATGCCTGTGTATCAGCTAGCATGGAATCATTACTGCTTTTCTCACCCAGACTACTTTTTGTTTAATGGCCACCAAAGGAAACAAGCAGCAATGAGGTTGATTTTGTACCAAAAGTTATTCGAAGATTTTGTGCAAAGTAAGTAGTACAGGTTTAAGGTTTATAAGCTTTCTGTTTCCCACAGTCTTTCTTGTTACTGATCAGTAACATGCTTTCATGAAGGTTCTATAGATGCTGGAACAGAAGATGATAGTGACATTGATATCTATCATGAGAAATATGCTGAGGAGGCTGCCTTGGCAGAACTAGAAGATGACATGGAATGGCCTTGGTAAAGAGCGAGGACTGGAGCAACTAGGGTGCAGCGATCTTAATTAATATTGGTTTAGTTGGCTATTACATGATTGACAAACTATTAGTAGAGTACAAAACGGAAAAGGTGAACTACCAACAGGCAATAAAGAATCTTACTTCAAAAAGCTATATTTCATACACTttcatgtataaaaataaactaaaaactaaacaaaatctGGCAAACTGCACTAAATATAGCCAACCATAAAATCTTCATGGCAAACTGCACTAAATAAACCAATACATGAAATGAACATCTAAATTATTGTGGAACCAAAACAAGAGCCAACCATGGAACCAAATGTTGATGAAATGACCACAACTGCACTACCATTCCAGATTTGAGGTTATTCCTTTCTACTACTTGCATCCAGTCGTTCAATAACACATAACTTGAGCTGTTACTCATGTCCCATTTTGCCAAATGAATCTTTGTTTCTTCAAGTGAAGGCTCAATCAAGTTGAACTGAATCCTGTTCTTTTTGTTAGACACAATATCTTTCGTCTCCAATACCATTTTCTGTTGTGGTGTCAAGAAATCCTTATCCTCCACTTAGTTGACGGGGATTGACAGATGCATATGCTTATAACTCAAATCTGTATCATAAAGAACTTTCTGAATTACGAGTCTCACTTCAGTAATCTGAACCCCCATTCTTGAAATCTTCTCCTTCAACTCATCTGGCAAACCTGGAGAATCAATTATTGGTTTaatctttcttctctttttcgcTCTTTCTTCCCGTTTACTCTGTTTTTCATCCAACAGAATTTCAGTCTTCTTTTTCGCCATGGAAAGGTCTTCATCAACTATTTCGTCTGTTTTGCGTTTAAGAGTGGTTCGAAACTCGAGACCCTTTTCCTGTGACGGGATAA
The Solanum stenotomum isolate F172 chromosome 12, ASM1918654v1, whole genome shotgun sequence DNA segment above includes these coding regions:
- the LOC125848079 gene encoding disease resistance protein RUN1-like isoform X2: MSHQFVHHVFLSFRSKTFGDHLHTGLLNAGIPSFRPDDKELDKNLQNSIQESRILIAIISKDYASSYRCLDELTHMIQTKKAFGNFLLPVFYDVDPSDVRKQKGSFEEPFFNFKKRYKTEKVDQWRAALREVADLGGMVLQNQADGSESRFIQEIVKVVVGKLRRTVLSVDPHPIGIDSRVKEINLWLQEGSNNVDILAIHGMGGIGKTTIAKIAYNLNFDRFEGSSFLADVRKVLEKYDGLARLQRQLLSNILGKNVEKIYNVNEGSVKIQEAISCKRVLLVLDDIDNIEQLNAVLGMRDWFYPGSKIIVTTRNGHLLSSTEACRCRMYKLKTLDAKESLQLFSWHSFRDETPPLEYMDLTIDVVHHCKGIPLALKVLGSSLGDLSIEIWESALRKLKATPDSKILEKLRISYECLPDDNVQNLFLDIVCFFAGKDKDYAVTILDGCGFFSVVGIQILVDRCLLAIEHNKLMVHQLLQDMGREIIREESPWEPSSQSRIWKHKDAFNIFQGKTGTERIQGLVLDIRMLKEVEYVGQKLNGNDVEHWQFECPADVRSLRMTDANSQGRQSLTVLELFRNVFSETSNDILFEIDAFSRMKKLRILQLTEAKFTGSYQWFPKSLKLLHWRGFFLKSIPKDFPLESLVALDMRRSRLQQTWEGTRKLKLLKILNLSHSHFLRRTPDFSGLPNLEKLILKDCVRLFHIHESIGHLQELVLLNLRDCKSLSNLPRSFCKLNSLETLIISGCSGLALSTIDLGNLESLKTLHADEINYDHEKSWVALWQSWSSKLRKSPDYDNFSLYSLSSSLVSLSLARCKLTDDALSLGVNNLFSLRHLNLSGNLISNLPQSITNLSMLQDLWLDACPNLQSLHNLPSRLIKLKATECTSLERVTNMPSLLEIHTLFLDVRGSEKLTEIPGLFKLEPINFFEEEMVNTLNHLNLDDIQNAEVELFNRLTNTKKKYSVQGLYEFGIFSTYFPGSEIPSWFSMKGEESLLTLKVDSLTNTKIIGLNICILYSRSNHQKSRCWEENQLGNWHSRTK
- the LOC125848079 gene encoding disease resistance protein RUN1-like isoform X1; its protein translation is MSHQFVHHVFLSFRSKTFGDHLHTGLLNAGIPSFRPDDKELDKNLQNSIQESRILIAIISKDYASSYRCLDELTHMIQTKKAFGNFLLPVFYDVDPSDVRKQKGSFEEPFFNFKKRYKTEKVDQWRAALREVADLGGMVLQNQADGSESRFIQEIVKVVVGKLRRTVLSVDPHPIGIDSRVKEINLWLQEGSNNVDILAIHGMGGIGKTTIAKIAYNLNFDRFEGSSFLADVRKVLEKYDGLARLQRQLLSNILGKNVEKIYNVNEGSVKIQEAISCKRVLLVLDDIDNIEQLNAVLGMRDWFYPGSKIIVTTRNGHLLSSTEACRCRMYKLKTLDAKESLQLFSWHSFRDETPPLEYMDLTIDVVHHCKGIPLALKVLGSSLGDLSIEIWESALRKLKATPDSKILEKLRISYECLPDDNVQNLFLDIVCFFAGKDKDYAVTILDGCGFFSVVGIQILVDRCLLAIEHNKLMVHQLLQDMGREIIREESPWEPSSQSRIWKHKDAFNIFQGKTGTERIQGLVLDIRMLKEVEYVGQKLNGNDVEHWQFECPADVRSLRMTDANSQGRQSLTVLELFRNVFSETSNDILFEIDAFSRMKKLRILQLTEAKFTGSYQWFPKSLKLLHWRGFFLKSIPKDFPLESLVALDMRRSRLQQTWEGTRKLKLLKILNLSHSHFLRRTPDFSGLPNLEKLILKDCVRLFHIHESIGHLQELVLLNLRDCKSLSNLPRSFCKLNSLETLIISGCSGLALSTIDLGNLESLKTLHADEINYDHEKSWVALWQSWSSKLRKSPDYDNFSLYSLSSSLVSLSLARCKLTDDALSLGVNNLFSLRHLNLSGNLISNLPQSITNLSMLQDLWLDACPNLQSLHNLPSRLIKLKATECTSLERVTNMPSLLEIHTLFLDVRGSEKLTEIPGLFKLEPINFFEEEMVNTLNHLNLDDIQNAEVELFNRLTNTKKKYSVQGLYEFGIFSTYFPGSEIPSWFSMKGEESLLTLKVDSLTNTKIIGLNICILYSRSNHQKSRCWEENQLGNWYSFFIKLNNLSKGVKWIYAPTFIGIPGPNENLTFLCQWKLGKYLEAGDEINVSIIGWSCTFQMKDFGVSLECETVETDLSVTSNEFAIKSSDPSAYLSGHCVMESYMPVYQLAWNHYCFSHPDYFLFNGHQRKQAAMRLILYQKLFEDFVQSSIDAGTEDDSDIDIYHEKYAEEAALAELEDDMEWPW